The DNA window CGATGCAAGAATCGTTACAACAAGGAAAATCTACAACCCAAGCAGGTACACGAGAACCATAAGGTTATCTGAGACCTTCAGGGCGGATACACTGTCAGCAACCCTCAGCCACGCAAAGACGATCAGGGGTTACAGTTACGCGTACATAAGCAGGACATTCAGGGTGGTTGATATGCGAATAACCGTAACCTGATTTTATTTATTTTTTTATCTGAAAAGCAACTAATTCCTAAATATGCGAATAACCGTAACCTGATTTTAGTCTATCTAAAAAGCAATTACTTCTTAAAATAGTCTCTCAAAATAGTTAAAAATGAAGGTTTTATTCGAACATCTTCCTCATGCACCTTCTTATGGTACCCTCTGCTGCCTTTCCACCCATGAGGTTTTTGAGTTCATTTGCAAGGGCCTGGGCTGCTACGAGATCCGTGTGCCTGATTTCACCCTTATTTATCCACTGGATAACCTCATCATCAAGGTCAGAGAGTGTGTTGATTGCAGCATCCAGTTCCTCCTGCTCCTCAAGGAGGTGCATTGACCTTGCACTTCTCACAAGGAGCTCAGGGTTCATGGCCTTGAGCATTCCATTAACACCTGATGTTTCAACAAGGGATGCTATTGTCTGGAGTGTCATGAGGATCTGCTTCTCAACCATCTCCACAGGTGCCTTGATTATCTGGGTACCCACGTAGTAGTAGTCAAGGACACCTGAAAGTGTTACGGCAGTTACAAGGGATCCCATATCGGCAACTGCACTTGATACATCTGCAGGTACAACGTATGCTGTCTTACCACAGCTTTCTGCAAGTTCAACACACCTTGAAATCTGTTCATCTGTGGCTATGTCAAGTTCACTGCTTGAGTGTCCCCCTATGACGTAGTGGCCGTGCTGTGGTGTTCCAGGGACAGCTGCAGGGTGCATTGATGCTATACCCAGGTCCTGACGGTCCCTTCGAAGTTCCCTTTCAAGGACGTAGTAGAGGACCACCGGGGATACGGTACAGGTGTTGGCTATAACAGCGCCCTCTGGAAGGTGCTGTGTTATGTCCTTGGCTATATCGAAGGTCTTTTTACCGAATGGTGTGAAGAGAACTGCCACCTCTGCCTCGCTGGCTGCCTCAGCATCACTTTCTATTACGGTTACACCTGCATCCTCAACAACCTTCCAGTGTGCATCATCCAGCATCTCCCTTGCTGGCTCTGCTAGCACAACGTCATGACCTGCCTCTGCAAATTCAATTGCCATCCTGCTTCCGCCGTAGGGTGCCTCACCCCCGTATTTTTCAGGCAAGTTCAGCTGGTCCACATAAAGTTTCTGATTACCCGCGCCATAAACTGCAACTTTCATAGTGCTCACCTAACGTTAATATATTGTTAAGTAATTTGAAGGAATATTATAAATTTTGGCATTTGATTCTTTAAAAAAAATAAGACCTAATATAACCTTAAAATGAACTTAATGCTTCAATATAACCTTAAAATCTAATAAATCATAGGTTAAAAATTTTATCGGTTTTTAAAGCCTTCAGACAGGTTTTATCTAAAAATAATGGTGTTTGAGGTTAATTACTTTTTAATATTATGAGCCTCAAACATATTATATTCCAATCAGGCTGGCTCAGGTTCGCCATAGAGTTGCCTTGCGATCTTTTCAAGGGTTTCGATACCCTTGGCCTCCTCCTTGAGGAGTGGGACCTCTGCAACCACCTGGTCACTGAATTTCTCACGTATCTGCTTCAGCCTTTCCTGCTGCAGTTTCCTCCTGGCATTGCAGAACTCACAGTCACTGTCCTCAGGCAGCACCTGGTTGACGATGACACCATCTGCATGTATGCTGTACTTCTCAAGGGCCTTCATCGCCCTCTCGGACTCGTATATGGACATCTCCTCAGGGATCACAACCATCTTGAATGAGGTCCTCTCAGGGTCTGACATGACCTCCCTTGCAGCGTTTATCTGTTTCTTGGTGGCCTCCATATCCTGGAGGGCCCTGTCCTCCTCTTCCTCGTCGCCCATGAATGGGAGTATATTCTTGAAGGCCTTTGCCATGCTGCCGATCTGTCTCCTTATCTTGATCATCTTCCCAACCCATGAGTCCATGAGTTCAGGGAATGAGAGGAGACGGAGTGTGTGGCCCGTAGGTGCAGTGTCAAATATCACGATATCATACTCATCGGTTGTCATGTACCTCAGGAACTGGTCGAATGCTGCGGCCTCATCGATACCAGGGGACATTGATGCCATGTCCATCTGGTCCTGGAGCATGTCAAGTCCCATTCCAGGGTTCATTGATGCCTGTTCTCTTAGCTTTGCCTGGTACTCCTCCATTGCAACCTCAGGGTCTATCTCAACCGCGTAGAGGTTATCTGTTATCATGGTTGGTGTGTGACCTATCTCCCTCTCAAGGGAATCTGAAAGTGAGTGTGCGGGGTCTGTTGAGATAACCAGTGTCTTCTTGCCTGATCTGGCCATCCAGAGTGCTGTTGCGGCTGATATGGTTGTTTTACCAACCCCTCCCTTTCCACCTATGAACACGAATGTTGTTTTGCCCTTATTGAACTTGAAAAGATCCTTAAATGCCATTGTACTCCTCCTGTAAGAATCCGTGATGCTGATGAACACCTTCACATGTTACCTTACATTGATTTATATGGTTATATAAAATATACCCTACTTACTTTTAACCATTGCTACTGTGGAGAGGGTGGTTTCATGAGACATGTTCCAGGGCTTGGTCCCCACGTGAGGGAGAGGATAGAGGAGTTCATAAAGGCCAAAGTGGCTGATAGCAGGACAGATGGCGTTGTGATGGGTCTCAGTGGGGGTGTGGACTCTTCAACTGTCGCCTACCTTGCAGCAGATGCCCTTGGCCCTGAGAGGGTTCTTGGTATAATCATGCCATCTGACACAACACCCCCCGAGGACCTTAAACATGCAGAACTTGTTGCAGAGGAAACCGGCATAGAATATGAGACCGTGAACATTGAACCCATTCTGGAGTCCTTCGGTGGTATGTGCGGTCACCGGGCCAGCAGACTTGCTGTGGCGAACCTCAAGCCAAGGGCAAGGATGATGGTCCTCTACTATCATGCAAACTCCATGAACCGGCTTGTGGCCGGTACCGGTAACCGTACGGAGCTCCTTGTGGGTTACTTCACCAAATACGGTGATGGGGGAGTCGACATACTTCCAATTGGAGGTCTATACAAGAAACAGGTCCGTATGCTTGCAGAGGAGCTTGGTGTTCCATCTGAGATAATATCCAAGGCCCCATCAGCCGGCCTCTGGCCCGGCCAGACCGATGAGGAGGAACTGGGGATAAGCTATGATGTCCTGGATGAGATCCTCTTTCTGCTGGTTGATAAAAAAATGAGGGTTCCTGAGGCCGCAACTGAACTTGGAGTGCCTGCTGAAGAGGTTAAGAGGATACATTGGATGATCCGCGCAGCAGGGCACAAGCTCAGGCCCCCTGAAATAGCCGATCCAGGGGTGATCTGATGTTCACGCTGATATACATAACGACCTCCGGTCAGGAGGAATCCGCAAGGATCGGGCGTAGACTTGTTGAGGAGAGACTCGCGGCCTGTGTGAACATCATACCCTCCATAAAATCATTCTACCACTGGGAGGGCTCCCTTGAGGAGGATGAGGAGTCGGTCCTCATTGTTAAAACAGCCAGTGAATTAACCCAGCAAATAATTAAAAGAGTGAGGGAACTACATAGTTATGATAATCCATGCATAATTTCAATTCCCATAACAGGGGGATCCCGTGATTACCTTGAATGGTTAAATAATGAAGTCAAAAAGCCATGACGGCGGTGATTCAGTGGATATTGAGAGTAAATGGCGCGATAAGTGGAGAGATGCAGGAATATTTCATGCTGACCCCGATGACAGAGAGAAGATCTTCCTGACAGTTGCCTATCCATACCCCAGTGGTGCCATGCACATAGGACACGGAAGGACCTACACGGTCCCGGATGTCTATGCACGTTTCAAGAGGATGCAGGGATACAACGTCCTCTTTCCCATGGCCTGGCACGTCACAGGGGCCCCAGTAATAGGGATAGCCAGGAGGATACAGAGAAAGGATCCATGGACCCTCAAGATCTACAGGGAGGTCCACAAGGTACCCGAGGAGGAACTTGAACGCTTCAGTGACCCTGAATACATCGTTGAATACTTCAGCAGGGAGTACCGTTCTGTGATGGAGGATATGGGTTACTCCATAGACTGGAGGCGTGAATTCAAAACCACTGACCCCACCTACAGCAGGTTCATACAGTGGCAGATAGGGAAGCTCCGTGACATGGGCCTTGTTAGGAAGGGTGCCCATCCAGTGAAGTACTGCCCTGACTGTGAAAACCCGGTCGGTGACCACGACCTCCTGGAGGGGGAGGGTGTGGCCATAAACCAGCTCACACTCCTCAAGTTCAGAATAGATGATTCCTACCTTGTTGCGGCCACCTTCAGGCCCGAAACCATCTACGGTGCAACCAACCTCTGGTTGAACCCGGAGGAGGAGTACGTGAGGGTACGGACAGGTGGTGAAGACTGGATAGTAAGCCGTGCCTCCCTTGATAACCTGTCACACCAGAAGCTGGACCTTGAGGTTGAGGGTGATGTGGACCCTGAGGAACTCATTGGAAGGGAAGTTGAAAACCCTGTGACAGGAAAAATGCACCCCATACTCCCAGCCTCATTTGTTGACCCTGAATATGCCACTGGAGTGGTATTCTCTGTACCCGCACATGCGCCTGCAGACTTCATAGCACTTGAGGACCTCAGGAGAAACTCTGAACTGGTTGAGAGGTATGGTCTCAGTGATGTGATTGAGGGCCTCGAACCCATCAATGTTATCACAGTTGAGGGCTACGGGAGGTTCCCTGCCGCGGAAGTCATCCAGAAATTCGGGGTTGAAAGTCAGGAGGATGAACGCCTTGAAGACGCCACAGGGGAACTCTACAAGGTTGAACATGCAAAGGGTGTGATGAGCAGACACATCCCTGTTTACGCTGGAATGAAGGTTTCTGAGGCCCGTGAGGTCATAGCAGATGAACTGAAATCTGAGGGCCTGGCCGATGAGATGTACGAGTTTGCAGAGCGCCCTGTGATATGCCGCTGCGGTGGAAGGTGCGTTGTGAGGCTCATGGAGGACCAGTGGTTCATGAAGTACTCTGATGAGGAGTGGAAGGAACTGGCCCACAGGTGCCTCTCTGCCATGAAGATAATACCCGGGGAGGTACGGTCCAACTTCCAGTACTACATTGACTGGCTGAATGACTGGGCATGTTCAAGGAGGATAGGTCTCGGTACAAGGCTCCCCTGGGACGATAGGTGGATAATAGAGCCCCTAACCGATTCAACCATCTACATGGCCTACTACACCATCGCCCATAAACTGAGGGGGATGGACCCTGAGAAACTGGATGATGAGTTCTTTGATAGCGTCTTCCTTGATGAATCCGGAGAGGGGGCTGAACTCAGGGAGGAATTCAGCTACTGGTACCCCCTTGACTGGAGGTTATCTGCCAAGGACCTCATAGGTAACCATCTGACATTCCACATATTCCATCACTCCGCCATATTCCCTGAATCCCACTGGCCCCGGGGTGTCGTTGTATTTGGAATGGGCCTCCTTGAGGGTAACAAGATGTCCTCATCCAAGGGTAACGTGATACTGCTGCGGGATGCAATAGAGAGGCACGGCGCGGATGTTGTGCGCCTGTTCCTCATGTCATCTGCAGAGCCCTGGCAGGACTTTGACTGGAGGGAGAATGAGGTTACAGGGACCAGGAGGCGCATCGAGTGGTTCAGGGAATTCGGTGAAAGGGTCTCTGAGATATGGGAAGGTGAACTGGTCCTCTCAGAGCTTCCTGAATTTGAGCCGGAAAGCTTCGCGGGTAAGTGGATGATCTCTCAGCTCAACCACAGGATACGCGAGGCCACAGATGCCCTTGAATCATTCCAGACCCGTAAGGCAGTGCAGGAGGCCCTTTATCTCCTGAAAAAGGATGTGGATCACTACATGGCCCGTGTTGATGGCCGTGTGGACATGGAGGTTAAAATGGTGCTTGCACATGTTCTGAGCGCCTGGATAAGGCTCATGGCACCATTCACTCCCTACACAGCCGAGGAGATGTGGGAGAGATATGGTGGTGATGGTTTCGTATCAGAGGCCCCATGGCCCGGCTTCAGGGAGGACGCCATAAGCAGGGAGGTTCAGGTTGCAGAGGAGATGGTTCAGAACACCGTCAGGGATATTCAGGAGATCATGAAGATACTGGACGCCCGGCCTGAGAGGGTGCACCTGTACACATCACCACCCTGGAAGTGGGATGTCCTGAGAATAGCATCTGAGGTTGGAAAGCCAGATATGGGTGCTATAATGGGGAGGGTTTCAGCCTCCGGTGTCCACAGCAACATGAAGGAGGTCTCGGAATTCGTGAGGAGGATCCTCAGGGATGCAGGTAAATCTGAGGTCGTTGAGGTGGATGAGTACAGTGTACTGGTTGATGCCAGTGACTACATAAAATCAGAGGTTGGGGCTGATGTGGTGATCCACCGTGATGCGGACTACGACCCTGAAAACAAGGCCAAGAATGCTGTTCCCCTTAAACCCGCAATATACCTTGAGACATGAGGTTAAAGGGGACATTAATTTTTTTATTTATCCGTGTCTGACCCTTCTTTATTGAAAAAATAATATAATGGCTTGGGGATTATAACGCTTATTTTATCAGATGCTGGCTTTCACTGGATGTTATCTGAAGATTCAACCCTGTTTTCAAGTGTTCCCACGCCCTCAACGGTGGCCCTTACGGTGTCTCCTGGTTTCATCTCTCCGACACCGGGTGGTGTGCCGGTCGCAATGACATCACCAGGCTCCAGTGTCATGATCTCTGATATGAATTCAACCAGTTCCTGCACGGTGAATATCATGTTGGATGTGCTGGATGACTGCCTGAGTACTCCATTGAGTTCAAGGGATATATCAAGGTTGCTGGGTTTGATATCAGTTTCTATGAATGGCCCTATGGGGCAGAAGGTGTCAAAGCTCTTTGCACGCGTCCACTGTCCATCACGCCTCTGGAGGTCCCTTGCAGTTACATCATTGAGTACCGTGTAGCCTGCTATGAATTCATCCGCCTCCCCTGCATCAACGCACCTCGCTCTTTCTGATATAACCGCTGCAAGTTCAACCTCATGGTCAACCTCCGAGGACATTGCAGGGTATACTATTGTATCACCATGACCTATGACCGCCGTTGGTGGCTTGAGGAATATGACCGGTTCATCAGGGATGTCCATTCCGAGTTCAGCTGCGTGGTCCCTGTAGTTGAGACCCACACATATAACCTTGGAGGGTGAAACTGGGGGGAGGATCCTCACATCCCCCATATGATGTTCTGAGATAACCTCTGGATCCTCAAGGAGGTAGTGGTCACTTTCAACCTGAAATACCCTTTCTCCATCTGTAAAACCATAGAGAACCCTTCCGTTATCTGAAAAGCGGAGGAACTTCATTGATACACCTCATGGGATTATCCTCTCAATTGGCACAACCAGTATATCCCTTGCCCCCACGGCCTTGAGCCTGTTCACCAGGTTGAAGACCTCCTTCTCATCCACAACCGCATGGACAGCCACAACACCATTATCAGATAGTACCTCCGAGACCGTGGGTCCTGTCATGCCTGGCATGAGTGCCCTCACACGATCAAGGTTTTTCCGGTCTATGTTCAGCATGACGAGCCTGCGGCCCTCTGCATCTATAACTCCCCGTATCCCTGTTCTGAGTTCCTCTATCAGCTGTCCCTTGCGTCTGTAACTTTCAGGGTTTGCTATGAGTTTCACTGAACTCTCAAGAAGTGTGTCAATGACCTTCAGGTGGTTCATCCTGAGTGTGGTGCCGGTGCTGCTGAGATCGGTTATGAGGTCCGCCACGCCGATGAATGGCGCTATCTCTGTGGAACCTGTGAGTTCAACTATCTCGGCCCCTATGTTCCTTTTCCTGACGTAGTCCTCTGTTATCCTGGGAAATTCTGTTGCTATAACCGCACCGTCAGGTATGTCCTCTGGTTTCTCGATGGAGGAGTCCTCGGGGGCTGCCAGTACCAGGCTGGCCCTCCCATAGTTGAGGTCCTCAAGGATTTCAACCTCACTGCCCCTCTCCACTATGAGGTCGTACCCTGTGATACCAAGGTCGGCCGCCCCATCTGCAACGAATTCGGGTATATCGGCTGCCCTGCTGAACATGACATCGATCTGGGGGTGCTGTGTCTTTGAAAATAGCTTTCTGTTAATTGTATCCTTCAGCCCCACGCCTGCGTTTTCGAGTAGCCTTATTGCAGGTTCGCTTATCCTTCCCTTTGAGGGAACCGCTATTCTTATCTTCATTCAATCCCTCGATGACTCAAATATTTATTGTGAATGCTGTACAATGCATCTCATCTGCAGAATCACATCACTTATATCTCTTTTTAAGGAACCTATATAATAGCTTTAGATTCATCCCAGGTTATAAGTTAAAACTTATAAGTTATAAGGTGATCCGATGGAGAATGAGAGCATACTGATACATGGCGCCCAGGTCCTTGACGCAGCAGGCCCTCGCAGGGGATCGGTTCTGGTGGAGGGTAACATCATAGAGGAGGTTTCAGACACCCTGAGTCCCGGTGACGCTGACACCGTCATTGATGGCCACGGAAAACTCCTCATCCCTGGTCTTGTGAATACACACACCCACCTCTCAATGACACTGTTCAGGGGAATGGCAGATGACCTCCCCCTTGACAGGTGGCTGAATGACCACATATGGCCAGCCGAGGCCCACCTCAACGGGGAGTACTGCCATGCAGGGGCCCTCCTTGGATGCGTGGAGATGATAAGGTCAGGTACAACAACCTTCAATGACATGTACTTCTACATGGACGACGTGGCCCGTGCAGTGGATGAGGCTGGACTGAGATGCGTTCTAAGTCACGGGATGATAGACCTGGGGGATGATGATAAAAGGCGGGCTGAAATCAGAGAGAGCCTCAGGATAATCCGTGAATGTCATGGAATGGCAGATGGACGCATAAAGGTTGCCCTTGGACCCCACAGCCCCTACACCTGTTCAGAGGAACTCCTCCGGGAAACTGCCCGCCTGGCAGCTGAACACGGTGTTGGTATCCACATCCATGTATCTGAAACAGAGGATGAGGTCAGGGAGGTTTTAGAGGCGCATGGAATGTCCCCTGTTGAGTACCTGGATGCAACAGGCGTCCTTGGTCCGGGGACCGTGGCAGCCCACTGCGTCTGGTTGAAGGAAAATGAAATGGAAATCCTCTCAGAGAGAATGGTGAAGGTCTCACACAACCCCTCAAGCAATATGAAACTGGCATCAGGCATCTCACCTCTACCTGAACTCATGGGGAGGGGTGTTAAAGTCTCCATCGGGACAGACGGGGCCGCCTCAAACAATAACCTGGATATGTTTGGGGAGATGAAGACCGCCTCGCTGCTCCAGAAGGTCAGCCTCCACGACCCAACAGCACTCCCTGCAATGGATGTGTTCCGGATGGCAACAGTGAATGGTGCTGAGGCCCTGGGATTTAATTCTGGCCTCATAGAGGAAGGTAGACTGGCGGATATTGTGGTTTTAAACACCCGCAGGCCCCACCTCACACCCTGGAGGAACCCTGCCTCACACCTTGTCTATTCTGCCAGTGGCGCGGATGTTGATACTGTGATATGTGATGGAAGGATTCTGCTACTTGAGGGTGAACTGAAGGTGCTGGATGAGGAATACGTCATGGAACTTGCACAGGGTGCTGCAGAGGAGCTCACCTCAAAACAGTAGGTGTGGGAAGATGATCGCACTATTCGACATCGACAAAACCCTCATACACCGCTCAGAGGTCCATGAGGAGGCATTCAGATATGCTTTCAGGGAGGTCTACGGTGTTGATGCCGCCGTTGACCTCATAGATTACCACGGAAAAACAGACCCTGCAATAGCCAGGGAGGTCCTCAGCCTCCTGGGCCTGGAATCAGGGGATATAGAGGAAGGAATGGATGACTTCCTCCATGAACTTGTAGCTTATGTGGGGGAAAATATCCAGTACGATGATATCCGCCTTATAGATGGTGTTATGGGGTTCCTTGAGGCCCTCAGATCCATCGATGCCTTCATGGGAATTGTCACAGGAAACCTTGAGGACATAGCCCTTATGAAGCTCGAGAGGGCGGGTATTGCAGGTTACTTCTCATTCGGGGGCTTTGGGAGTGACAGCCCCATAAGGGAGGAGCTCACAGAAATCGCGGTTAAAAGGGGGCTTGAGGTGGGTGCCCCCGGAAGAATCGTCCTCTTTGGTGACACACCCCACGATATGATGGCCGGGGCCCATGTGGGTGCCCTTAAGATTGGAATAGCAGCCGGAAGGTACGGGGAGGCAGAGCTCAGATGGGCTGGGGCTGATTATGTATTCAGGGACTACCGCAGCCCTGAGATAATGAGTATAGTGACTTCTGAGCAGTTTTAACTTACCTGATTATCTCTTTATGAACCGCGGCTCTCCCTTCCTGTTGAGTAATATGCTCCTTTTCCATTCCGGGCGTGTTTCAGGGAAATCCTCCCTGTAGTGGGATCCCCTGCTCTCCTCCCGTATAAGAGCTGAGTGGGTCACCAGTGATGCTGTTATGAGCATGTTCTCAATTTCGAGGGCCTCCAGGAGGTTGCTGTTAAATCCTCCTCTTTCAGGGACATCCAGGTCCCCCAGTTTATCCATCAGCGTGGAAATCCTGGACATTGCAGATTCAAGTGACTTCCGGCTCCTCACAATTGCAACATCACTCCACATCGCCTCATGGAGTTCATCCCTTATCTCAGCTGGCCTTATAGATCCATCGCGGACCATACCCTTAATCCGCTGTTCCTCATCCTCAATGAGTGACCTGACCTGTCCCATGGATGAATTCATGGCGTTTTTTGCAGCCGATATACCAGCCCTCCTTCCGAATACCTGTGTATCTGCCAGGGCATTTCCTCCGAGCCTGTTGGCACCATGAACACCACCTGCAACCTCTCCTGCTGCGAAGAGGTTCCTGAGGCTGGTCCTGCCCCACTCATCTATCCTGACACCCCCCATGAAGTGGTGTGCTGTGGGTGCAACCTCCATTGGCTCGGACCTTATATCCACGCCCACATCCAGGAACTGGAGTAGCATGGTCTCAAGTTTCTCCTCTATAACCTCAGCCGGGAGGTGGCTCACATCAAGGTAGACACCGCCGTTCTCTGTCCCCCGACCCTCCATTATCTCGGTGTATATGGCCCTTGCAACCACGTCCCTTGTTGCAAGTTCGCCACGGGGGTCATAGCGGCCCATGAACCGTTCACCCTCACTGTTGAGGAGTATGCCGCCCTCGCCCCTAACGGCCTCAGTTACAAGGACCCCCCTTCGTGACTCGGGGTATACCATGCCGGTGGGGTGGAACTGGACCTGTTCCATGTCTATGAGGTCAGCCCCTGCCTTCCAGGCGATTGCAAAGCCATCACCACCCTTCTGCATGGTGTTGGACGTCACCGGGTATATGTGGCCTGCCCCCCCTGATGCAAGTATGGTGGAGGATGTCCTGAAGGCCACAGGCTCCGAATTCCTGATGGATACGCCCATGGCGCCAAGGACACTGCCATCCTCAACAAGGAGCGATGTTATCATAACCTCATCGATGGTCTCTATATCCCTCCTTATAACCTCCTCCTTGAGGGCCGTGATCATCTCATGGCCTGTCCTGTCCCCATGGTAGCATGTCCTCCTGTAGGTCTGGCCGCCGAAGGGTCTCTGATCCAGGAGGCCTGACTCCTGGCGGTCAAAGAGTGCACCATATTCTTCAAGGTCCCTCAGCCTGTCAGGAGCCTCGTCCACCAGTATACGGACAAGTCTGGGGTCGTTGATGAATCCCCCGCCCCTCATTGTATCCTCAAAGTGGACATCGGGAGTGTCATCCGGATCAACGCATGCGAATGCAGCGTTGTATCCACCTTCAGCCATTCCTGTGCATCCTGATTTGAATGATAATCCCTTTGAAACTATGATTGGTGTCAGTTTGTGTTCAGAAACCTCAATTGCTGCCCTGCAGCCGGCTCCGCCTGAGCCTATTATGAGAACATCGCATTCATAAAGCTCGCTTTCCATGGAGATTATTTTCAACATTCATTATTATAAGGTTTGGCAGTCAATATGTTAAGGTGATGAACAGGGAAGTGAAACATCACCCTCTGTTAAAAGTTGATGATCAGAAAAGTGAAGCCCTTCAACTGGCCAATTTAATAGAACGAATCATCTGCTGAGGGGTGATGAACCCGGCTCATCGCACTGGATGATGATCTCTTACATATACCATAAAGATCACGGGGGTTCTATTTGAAGAAGAAGGATATAGTTAAACTATCAAGGAGGGACTTTGAGAGGGCATGGCTTGAGAGCGGGAAGCTCCTTAAAAAGCCCCACCATGACCTGCAGTATCCCCGCCTGAGGTTTGGTGTGGGAAAATCTCACGTCCTCTATGACACCATCTGGATGATAAGGGAGGCCTACCTCAGGCTGGGGTTCAGTGAGATGGTGAACCCGGTATTCATAGACGAGGAGCACATATACAGGCAGTTCGGCCCGGAGGCTCCGGCGGTCCTCGACAGGTGCTTCTACCTGGGAGGGCTTCCAAGGCCTGACATAGGCCTTGGCCTTGATAAGATCCGGATGATAGAGGATATGGGAGTTGAGGTGACAGAGGACAGGATTCAGGGCCTCAAGGAGGTCTTCAGATCCTACAAGAAGGGTGATATCTCAGGGGACGACCTCGTCCTTGAGGTATCCGGGGCCCTTGAGGTTGAAAGCCATGAGGCCCTAAGGATCATCGAGAGGGTGTTCCCTGAGATAAGGGACCTCAAACCCGTTGCAGGGAGAACAACCCTCAGGTCCCATATGACCTCCGGGTGGTTCATATCCCTCCAGAAAATACATGACAGGTACCCCCTCCCCCTGAAACTATTCTCAATTGACCGCTGCTTCAGGAGGGAGCAGAGGGAGGATTCAAGTCACCTCATGACCTATCATTCAGCCTCATGCGTCGTTGTGGATGATGAGGTTCCCCTCGACGTTGGGAAGGCAGTGGCCGAGGGCCTGCTTGAGCACTTCGGATTCTCAAGGTTCAAGTTCCTGCCTGATGAGAAGAAATCCAAGTACTACATTCCCGGGACCCAGACAGAGGTCTACGCCTACCACCCGGGCCTCAGGGACTGGGTTGAGATTGCAACCTTCGGGTTATACTCCCCCATAGCACTTTCAATGTACGGTATAGACGAGGAGGTCATGAACCTTGGGGTGGGTGTTGAGCGTGTGGCCATGATACTCAACCAGGTGGATGACGTCCGGGAGATGGTCTACCCCCAGATCCATGGCCCCTGGAGGCTCAGCGACAGGGACATCGCCGGCATGCTCAGGATAAACCTCCACCCTGTAACATCAGATGGGAGGATGCTCATGGAGAGGATAATTGAAACCTGGAGGGCCCATGCGGACGCAGATTCCCCATGCAGCTTTGAGGTTTACAGTGGGGAATTCCTTGGTAGGAGGATCAGGGTGGAGGCAGTTGAGGATGAGGAGAACACACGGCTCCTTGGACCCGCGGTCTGGAACACCATCTACATCCACGATGGCAACATACTGGGTGTTC is part of the Methanothermobacter sp. K4 genome and encodes:
- a CDS encoding fumarylacetoacetate hydrolase family protein, whose protein sequence is MKFLRFSDNGRVLYGFTDGERVFQVESDHYLLEDPEVISEHHMGDVRILPPVSPSKVICVGLNYRDHAAELGMDIPDEPVIFLKPPTAVIGHGDTIVYPAMSSEVDHEVELAAVISERARCVDAGEADEFIAGYTVLNDVTARDLQRRDGQWTRAKSFDTFCPIGPFIETDIKPSNLDISLELNGVLRQSSSTSNMIFTVQELVEFISEIMTLEPGDVIATGTPPGVGEMKPGDTVRATVEGVGTLENRVESSDNIQ
- the hisG gene encoding ATP phosphoribosyltransferase, giving the protein MKIRIAVPSKGRISEPAIRLLENAGVGLKDTINRKLFSKTQHPQIDVMFSRAADIPEFVADGAADLGITGYDLIVERGSEVEILEDLNYGRASLVLAAPEDSSIEKPEDIPDGAVIATEFPRITEDYVRKRNIGAEIVELTGSTEIAPFIGVADLITDLSSTGTTLRMNHLKVIDTLLESSVKLIANPESYRRKGQLIEELRTGIRGVIDAEGRRLVMLNIDRKNLDRVRALMPGMTGPTVSEVLSDNGVVAVHAVVDEKEVFNLVNRLKAVGARDILVVPIERIIP
- a CDS encoding amidohydrolase family protein; this encodes MENESILIHGAQVLDAAGPRRGSVLVEGNIIEEVSDTLSPGDADTVIDGHGKLLIPGLVNTHTHLSMTLFRGMADDLPLDRWLNDHIWPAEAHLNGEYCHAGALLGCVEMIRSGTTTFNDMYFYMDDVARAVDEAGLRCVLSHGMIDLGDDDKRRAEIRESLRIIRECHGMADGRIKVALGPHSPYTCSEELLRETARLAAEHGVGIHIHVSETEDEVREVLEAHGMSPVEYLDATGVLGPGTVAAHCVWLKENEMEILSERMVKVSHNPSSNMKLASGISPLPELMGRGVKVSIGTDGAASNNNLDMFGEMKTASLLQKVSLHDPTALPAMDVFRMATVNGAEALGFNSGLIEEGRLADIVVLNTRRPHLTPWRNPASHLVYSASGADVDTVICDGRILLLEGELKVLDEEYVMELAQGAAEELTSKQ
- a CDS encoding HAD family hydrolase — protein: MIALFDIDKTLIHRSEVHEEAFRYAFREVYGVDAAVDLIDYHGKTDPAIAREVLSLLGLESGDIEEGMDDFLHELVAYVGENIQYDDIRLIDGVMGFLEALRSIDAFMGIVTGNLEDIALMKLERAGIAGYFSFGGFGSDSPIREELTEIAVKRGLEVGAPGRIVLFGDTPHDMMAGAHVGALKIGIAAGRYGEAELRWAGADYVFRDYRSPEIMSIVTSEQF
- the tfrA gene encoding fumarate reductase (CoM/CoB) subunit TfrA, which encodes MESELYECDVLIIGSGGAGCRAAIEVSEHKLTPIIVSKGLSFKSGCTGMAEGGYNAAFACVDPDDTPDVHFEDTMRGGGFINDPRLVRILVDEAPDRLRDLEEYGALFDRQESGLLDQRPFGGQTYRRTCYHGDRTGHEMITALKEEVIRRDIETIDEVMITSLLVEDGSVLGAMGVSIRNSEPVAFRTSSTILASGGAGHIYPVTSNTMQKGGDGFAIAWKAGADLIDMEQVQFHPTGMVYPESRRGVLVTEAVRGEGGILLNSEGERFMGRYDPRGELATRDVVARAIYTEIMEGRGTENGGVYLDVSHLPAEVIEEKLETMLLQFLDVGVDIRSEPMEVAPTAHHFMGGVRIDEWGRTSLRNLFAAGEVAGGVHGANRLGGNALADTQVFGRRAGISAAKNAMNSSMGQVRSLIEDEEQRIKGMVRDGSIRPAEIRDELHEAMWSDVAIVRSRKSLESAMSRISTLMDKLGDLDVPERGGFNSNLLEALEIENMLITASLVTHSALIREESRGSHYREDFPETRPEWKRSILLNRKGEPRFIKR